AAGGTCTTTTCTTCATGACAATCCTGACGAAAAAAGCCCCTGCTGCAAGTTGCAGCAGGGGCCAAGAACAGCAACGAACGAATTAGTTCTCATCGTTGGCGTTGTTGAATGCACCCTGCAAAAGGTCTCCAAGGCTGGAGGTTGCCTTTTTCTGGGCCCCCATGAATGCATCAACTTCAGCTTTTTCTTTACGATCAGACAGATGCTTGATCGACAGAGCGATTTTATGCTCGTTGGTATCAACGTGAAGCACAACGGCCTCAAGTTCGTCACCCACCTTGGCAAAGTCCTTCGGTGAGTCAACTTTGTCCTTGCTGATTTCAGAAACGTGAATCAAACCTTCAACGCCTTCTTCAACCTCAAGGAAGATACCAAACTCAGTCACAGAAGTGACTTTACCGCGAATGATGGTACCCGGAGCGTATTGCTCGGGAATGATCTGCCACGGATCCTGGGTCAGTTGCTTAACACCCAGAGAGAAGCGCTCATTTTCACGGTCGATGTTCAGGACAACAGCCTTGACCAGATCACCCTTCTTGTACAGCTCGGAAGGATGCTTGATGCGCTTGGTCCAGGACAGGTCAGAGATGTGAACCAGACCGTCAATGCCTTCATCAACACCGACAAAAATACCGAAGTCAGTGATGTTCTTGACTTGACCTTCAATGATGGTGCCAGCGGGGAATTTCTCGCCGATCACTTCCCAAGGATTGGGCTCAACCTGCTTGAGGCCCAGAGAGATACGACGGTTTTCCGTATCCATGGCCAGAACAACGGTTTCAACTTCGTCACCGATGGACAGCAGCTTGTTCGGATGCTTGATCCGCTTGGTCCAGCTCATTTCTGAAACGTGAATCAGGCCTTCTACACCTTCTTCAAGTTCGATAAATGCGCCGTAATCGGTCAGGCTAACAACTTTACCAGTCACACGGGCACCGGTAGGATATTTTTCAGAAACGCTCAACCAGGGATCCGGAGTGATCTGCTTCAGACCCAAGGAAACACGCTCTTTATCACGATCAAATTTGAGCACCTTGACATTGATGCTGTCGCCTACTGCCAGAATGTCGGAGGGGTGAGATACACGGCCCCAGGACATGTCAGTGATATGCAGCAGACCGTCGATGCCACCGAGATCGATGAATGCACCGTAATCGGTGAGGTTCTTGACAACACCTTCAACGATCTGACTCTCTTCGAGAGTTTTAAGCGTATCGGAACGTTGGCTTTCACGCTCGGTTTCAAGCAGAACACGGCGGGAAAGAACGATATTGCCACGGCGTTTGTTGAGCTTGATAATCTTAAACTCAAAGGTATCGCCGATCAGTTTGTCAAGGTTGCGAACCGGACGCAGGTCAACCTGAGAACCCGGCAAAAAGGCGTTAACACCGATATCGACAGAGAGTCCGCCCTTGATACGGGACACGATGCGACCTTCAACAACAGCACCTTCCTCCAGAGCATTCCAAACCTTCTGACGGTCTGCTTTCTCCTTGGAGAGGCCAATCAGGCCACTTTCATTCTCGGCACGTTCAAACAGAACGTCAACCTTGTCACCAACTTCAAGAGTTGCCGGTTTACCGTCAACAGCAAACTCTGACAGGGGGATCACCCCTTCAGATTTGTAGCCGACATCAACCACAACGGAATCCGGATTGACCTGAACAATTGTTCCTTCAACCACGTCGCCGACGGCGAGATTGCCTTGCAGGCTGTTTTCAAACAGATCCTTGAAGCTCTCGTCACCGAACTCTTCGTCAAATTCTTCTTCGAACTCGTCATCCATCATGTCAAGTTCTTCTGTGTTAACTGCTTCGTTGTTTTCAGACATTAACCAATGTACCCCCGTAAAAGATTACGTCCTGTCAAGGACGTTTTTCTCGGCCTAAGCCGCGAAAAGGAACCCTACCATACACTTGTGAAAAAAAAAATAATTATTTTGTCAGTGTCTGTAATCTTTCCACCACATCACGGATGATCCATTCAGGGGTTGAAGCCCCTGCAGTTACACCAACGGTCTCAGCTCCGGACAGCCAGGAAGAGTCAATATCTTTAGCCGTTTCGATATGATGAGTGTTCGGCTGCAGATCTGCACAGATCCGCGCTAATCGTGTGGTATTCGCACTGTTGTGCCCTCCGATGACGAACATCGTATCGACGCGACCGGCAATCTGCCGGGCCTCATCCTGACGCACGGATGTGGCATCACAGATTGTATTGAAAATTCGTAATTCCTTATTATTGTCGAGCAGTTCCTGAACAATTTCACTGAAGTTATCAAAAGATTGCGTGGTCTGGGCGACGAGTCCCAGCTTTTTATGCGGCGGGATGGAGCGTGCTTCCTGTGGATTGGCAACAACCCAAGTTTCTCTCCCCGAAGCGTAGGAGATGATCCCCTGCACTTCCGGATGTTCCTGTTCGCCGACAATCACCACACTGTATCCTTCATCACCAAGTAATGCGGCATACTGTTGCGCTTTTTTGACAAACGGACAAGTGGCATCGACAATCGCGACACCTTTTTTTTCCAGAGCCTGTTCCTCACTGCGGGTAATACCGTGGGAACGGATGATGACGGTTTCATCGTCAATCTGCTCGACACTGTCCTGCACTCTGATCCCTTTGCCTTCCAGGCGTTGCACCAATTGAGGAGAATGAATCAACGGCCCCAAAGAACAGATATGCTCCGAGTTTTCCGCCGCCTGAAACGCCATATTGACCGCCCGTTTAACGCCAAAGCAAAAACCGGCGCTTTTCGCCAGAACAATCTCCATCTCTCCTCCCAATCTCACAATCCAAGACGCTCGTCAATGACAGCCAGCATCTTCTCCAGAACCTGTTCTATGCTCAGGCAGGTCGAGTCGATCGCCACCGCATCATCAGGGCGCAATAATGGCGCATGTTCTCGCGCCGAATCCGCAGCATCACGCTGTCTGACTTCTTCGATCGTCTGTTGCAGGTCAACATCCAGCCCCTTGGCTTTCAATTCGTCATAGCGTCTTTGACCACGTGCCTCGGCACTGGCTTCCAGATAAAACTTCACCTCAGCCTGAGGAAACACGACACTGCCGATATCACGCCCCTCCAGTACAACACCTCCGTCTTTGCCCATGGCACGCTGCAACTTAACCATGGCCTGTCGCACTTCAGCACAAGCAGAAATTTTCGAGGTCAAAAGACTCATCTGCGGAGTCCTAATCGCTTCGGAGACATCTTCACCGTTCAGCCAGACAGTTTCTTGGCCATTGTCACACTGAAAACGGATATCAAGGCGTTCACACAGCGCCTGCAAGCCCTGACAGTCTTCGCTGTCAATCGACTCTCGACTGGCTGCCAGGGCTACGGCCCGATACATGGCCCCCGTGTTGATATTGATATAGTCAAGCCGTTGGGACAACAAACGACTCAATGTGCTCTTGCCGGCACCGGATGGACCATCAATGGCAATAATCAGTTTTGACTCCATGGTTACACTTTCGTCCCTATCATTGATCCTTTTCTGCTTTTCCGCAGATACGCTGTTGACGCAAAAAAGGGAGAGACCACAAGATCCCACCCTTTTAATATGCCTTCCTGATGCCTTACATCAGGAAGAAAGACGGCGTAGCAACTCCCAGAAATTCGGAAAGGATGTTGCGGTACATTGTGTATCTTCAATGACGACATCCTGCGTGGCACGCAACGCGGCCACTGCAGAGCTCATGGCAATGCGGTGATCACCACACGAATTAACCTTGCCACCCAAAAGGGTCTCGGCTCCTTCAACGGTCATACCGTCTTCGGCCGTGGTCACAGCCACCCCAAATGTCTTCAGCACATCCGCCATGGCCGCGATACGGTCCGTTTCCTTGACGCGCAGTTCTTTCGCATCACGAATCACCGTAGTGCCCTCGGCACATGCGGCAGCAATGCTGATGACGGGAAACTCATCAATGGCCCGGGGGACATCTTCGCCACCAATTTCAATCCCCTTGAGGTGACTGCTTTTAACCAGAAGATCCGCGACCGGTTCACCCGCCATCTCACGCTCGTTAACCAGCTCAATAGAACCGTTCATTTTTTTCAGGATGTCAATCACCCCGGAGCGCGTGGGATTGATGCCGACATTTTTAATCAACAACTCAGAGCCGGGAACAATCAAGGCGGCAACGATAAAAAATGCCGCTGATGAAATATCGCCGGGCACCAACAGATCCCGCGCCGTCAAAGCTTGTCCACCGGCAATGGAGACACCGCCGTCAAACGAGGTCACCTCAACACCAAAATGGCGCAGCATCCGTTCGGAGTGATCACGCGACAGATGGGGTTCATAAACCGTTGTCACGCCATCGGCATAAAGGCCGGCCAGCAACACAGCGGATTTCACCTGGGCACTGGCTACAGGAGAATGATAGGTGGTTGCCTTCAGCTGACAGCCCTGAATGGCCAAGGGGGCACATTGCCCCTGCTGCCTGCCGGTAATGATAGCCCCCATTTCCGCCAGCGGTGTAACAACACGCCCCATGGGCCGTTTGCGCAGATATTTATCGCCGGTGAGCACCGAAAAAAACGACTGTCCGGCCAGCAAACCACTCATCAGACGGATCGTGGTCCCGGAATTGCCACAGTCAAGGACATCTTCCGGCTCACACAGGCCGTTCACCCCGCGACCATGAATCACCAATTCACCATCGCCGGGTTGTTCAATGGTGACGCCCATGGCTTGAAACGCTTTGAGCGTCGACAGGTTGTCTTCGCCTTGAAGAAATCCGCTGACCCGCGTGACCCCCTGGGCCAGGCTGCCGAACATCACCGAGCGATGAGAGATGGACTTGTCGCCGGGGACCGTTATCTCGCCACGCAAACCACCACAGGATGAAACTGTTTGACTCTGTATCATGTTAATTATCTCACCTTCGGTTGCAAAAGAGCATCGCGGGTTATCTTGGAGCGCAGGAAAAACTCGTAAAGCTTCTCCCCGTCCGCTTGTTGAATATCGTTTTTGAGTTCACTGAGAAAATTTTCAAACTGATCAATCATCTCGATCAGGCTGTCACGATTGGTCAGTGCGATATCGCGCCACATAATCGGATCGGACGAGGCAATACGGGTAAAATCACGAAAGCCACCGGCTGAATAGTCGAGAATATTTTCCTCATAGCGATCATAGGCACTGACGGAATTCACCAGTGAATAGGCAATCATATGCGGCAGATGGCTGATCGCCGCCAGAATGCGATCATGCTTGTACACATCCATCGTCACGACAGCACTGCCCGCCGCCTGCCAGGCACGGGTCACCACATCCAGAGCTGCAGCATCCGTCTGTTCCGAGGGCGTCAGAATGCAGCGTTTCCCCTGATAAAGCTCAGCAAAAGCGGCTGCCGCACCACTTCGCTCGGTTCCGGAAATCGGATGCCCCGCCACGTAACGGACCCCCTGCGCGACAGCCAGAGGTTCGAGCGCCTCCAGAACACATTGTTTGACGCTGCCCGAATCGGTGAGGATCGCGCCCTGATCCATACTGGGAATCACTTGACGGGCCGCGGCTTCCATCGCGCCAACCGGTACGGCCAGCATCACCAGTTCAGCGCCATGAACCGCCTCTTGCAACGTTGCGGGCAACTGATCAATGACCTGAAGGTCATGCGCCTGACGTAGATTCTCCGGATCGGCATCCCACCCGGAAACAGTGGCGACAACACCGGCGCGTTTCAACGCCAGGGCAAAAGACCCGCCAATCAGGCCGACACCGATAATGGCTATTTTATGCAGATAAAAACCGTTCATCCCTCTCCTTCGCAATCCGCCAGCTAAACAGCCCGCGGATAAGACCCGAGAACTTTGATGAATTGACAATAATTGCCCAACTCTTCGACGGCATCATGGACGGACGGCGTCTCGATATGACCCTCAATGTCGAGGAAAAAGATATACTCCCACGCCCGTTTCTTCAGCGGCCGGCTTTCAATTTTCGACAGATTGATCCCGCGCTTACTGAACGGCTCAAGCATTTTAAGCAGGATGCCCGGTTCATCCTTGATTAAAAACAGGATGCTGGTTTTATCATGTCCACCGGGTGCCGGAATCTGATCGCTGATGACCAAAAAGCGGGTAAAGTTGCTCGGATTATCGGCAATATTCGCCTTCACTTGTTGCAGGTCGTACTGGGCACCGGCAGCGGCACTGGCAATGGCTGCGGCACTTTTGTCACCGGCAGCCAACTGAGCCGCAGCAGCGGTACTGGCAACATCAATCAGCGGCACATCGGGAAGATTTTCTTCCAGCCATTTTCGACATTGGCCGAGGGCCTGAGGATGGGAATAAACCCGTTCAATATCGGACATGCGTGAGGTCAGCGACAACAAATCATGAGAAATCTCCTGAAGGATTTCAGCATAAATCTTCAGGTCTGACTCCATAAACATATCGAGGGTATGGGTCACCACACCTTCATTGGAGTTTTCAACCGGAACCACACCATAGTTGGCCCGGCCACGCGCCACCTCATCAAACACGGCAGAAATACTTTTTTGCGGAACCAGTTGTGCCGACAGACCAAACTGTTGCATCGCAGCGACATGGGTAAAGGTCGCCTGAGGACCGAGAAAGGCCACTTTCAGCGGTTGTTCAAGAGCCAGTGATGCCGAGATGATTTCACGAAAAACACGTTGAATCGCATCAGAGGGGAAAGGGCCCGGGTTGCTTTGCCGCAGGCGCTCATAAATGGCCTGTTCACGACTGGGCACATAATAAGCGGACTTACTGCCCTCTTTGGCTTTACCAACTTCGAGAACAACCTTGGCGCGCTCGTTGAGCAATTCAAGAATGTGGTCGTCCAAGGCATCAATTTTTTCGCGCAACGGCTTGAGCGTGTCACTCATTGATTCCGTGCTCCTTTTTGTTTCGGGTTCATTGCAGCCCAACATTCAAAGGGGCAACAATCGAACAGGATTTTATTGCGCAGTGAATTTACCTTATGCTGTAGAGAAAATCAATGGAACAGCCATTCCCTTCATCAGGGCATTATTCACCGATAATTTTAACCAACACCCGTTTGCGCCGTCGTCCATCGAACTCGCCATAGAAAATTTGTTCCCACGGGCCAAAGTCCAGGTGTCCTTCTGTCACAGCGACGACAACTTCCCGCCCCATGATGGTTCGTTTCAAATGGGCATCGCCATTATCTTCTCCCGTGCGATGGTGGGCATAGCCATTGACATCATAAGGAGCCAACCCTTCCAGCCAACGGGTAAAATCTTCGTGTAATCCCGATTCATGATCGTTGATAAAAACCGACGCCGTGATATGCATAGCATTGACCAGACACAGTCCTTCTCGGATACCACTGTCAGAGAGACAACGTTCGACATCCCTGGTTATATTAAGAAAACCCATCCGTTGCGGATGTTCAAACCACAGTTCCTTTCGATAGGATTTCATCCTGCCTCCGTTTTCCGATCCGCAAACAAAAAAAACCGGTTATTCAACATCTTGCATTGTTCCAACGGCTATGATAATGTGCTGCGCCGTTTAAGGTAAACATATAAAAAGATCTTAACACACTGTTACAGAGCTAAGCATGAGCAAAAAAATACGTTTTTATTCAATGAGTTACATCACAAGTCTAATCTTACTGTGTAGTTGTGACGTCCACCCCGGAAATACCGCACAAGACAGGGCTCACCTGCAGCCGAATTCGTATCAACAGCTGGTAGAAACCTTTGACCTTTGGGGATACAGCTGGGAAACACTCGATCAAGGGGTTCCGGCATTTACGTTGGATCGTTTCCCCCGCGACATGGGCAACATTCAGGACGTGAAGCTGAAAAAGAAGCTCTTCTTTCTCAGCCTGTTACCCATGGTCATCATGCAGAATGATGTCATCCTCCAGCAACGAACCACCCTGAAAAAACTGCTAAGCAACCCCTCTGCAATGACCGATAGGCAACACCAATGGCTAAAACAGCTCTGCCGTCAATACCGTTGCGAAGGCGACCCGATTGCTGATCCTAACATCGCGAAAACTTTGCTGCGGCGGGTCGATATGGTGCCTACCGCTCTGGTTCTCGCACAGGCGGCAAATGAATCCGCCTATGGCAGCTCGCGCTTTGCCCAGCAGGCCAACAACATTTTCGGACAATGGACGTTTATCCCCGGAGCGGGGCTGGTCCCAGCTGACAGACCGGAGGGTGCGACGTATGAGGTAAAAAAGTTCAGCAATCTTGCCGCATCGATCCACGCCTACATGAACAACCTCAACAGCCATCCGGCCTATCGGAATCTGCGGGAAACGCGTTTCGCCCTTCGCAAGTCAGGTGCCCCACTGGAAGGGAAAAAGTTGGCTGAAGGCCTAGTGAACTACTCCACGCGACGCGACGCCTATGTCAACGAGATTCAAACCATGATCCGGCATAACCGACTCTCTCAGCTATCAGCACTGCGATTACGAAGTGATATCCGCATCGCGAGAAGTTCTGTTCTTCCCCAGCGTCAGCTCAGTTCGCGCCGGAGCTCAACAGCTTTCGACGAAATGTCGTCAATGCGGTAATGGCATCAAAAAACGTCAGGGGTGAATCCACAACTGGCTGAACCACAACCACTTTCCACCCTTGCGGCTTTGTGCTGTAAGGGTGTATTTGTTTCTTCTGCCCGCCAATGGCTGCTCAGCCACCACTTCAAACAGTCCTTTTTCCCGATCAATCAACTGCGGAACAACGCTATTTTGGCCCTGCACATAGCAGCGCAGTGAGGACACAACAATCCGTTGTGGGTCGAGTTGAAAGCGCAAACGGGGCGGATCCATGCTGGTTATCAACGGCGTGGGTGGGTCAAGGACGGTCACCGGCATGGCGTCCATGGATAGTTTTTCGCGAAAACCTTTCAAGGTCGCAAAGGGTCCACCCATGGGAAACCGTGGCAAGGCAAAGAGCTCTGCCGAAGCGGAGATCACTCCAGACTGTTGCGCCGCTGCCGCCTTGAAGCCCATCTGTTCCACAACCGCCTTCAATTCTGGAGAATATTCACCGTAAGGATAGGCAAACAGCTCAGGAGAAAAACCGAGATGCATTCTGAACTGTTGCTGGGCCTGATTGATCTCCTGCTGAGCCCACAGTTGCCAGTCCTCATGAGTCCTGTTAACCTGTTCGCTGACAAAATAGGGATGAGATGCGGAATGATTGCCGATTTCAATCCCTTCTTGCTGCAGTCCTTTCAGCTGGTCCCAGTCGAGATAGCTCTCCCCGGCAACACTGTCCGTACTGACAAACAGGGTCGCCGGATAATGATACCGTCGTAGCAGCGGCATGGCACCAGTCAAGAAAGACTCATAAGCGTCATCGACCGTTAATGCGACACAATGTTGCGGCAGCGAAGTTCCCATTCGGTGCGCCGCTGCAATCTGCCCAAGGGTCACAACCTGATAATTATGCTGTTTGAGATAGGCCAACTGCGCCTCAAACACATCCAAGGCAATATTGGTTGATGGATAGCGGGCATCGCCAAAGCGATGATAGACAAAAACCGTGGCATTGTCAGTGGCCCACCCCGCCCAGGGCAGAAGCAGAACCGCCAGCAGAACACAGACAAGAATTTTTTTAATCATTATTTTTGTTATCGCGCACGATGGAACGCAAATAGCGTCGGATACTGTTTCGCGCTCTCGGGGTGACGGCCCAGTCGAGCCATTTGGGAAGGACACCAGGAACATCAACGGTTTCAATCTGAATCTGGTCACCGTCCATCAGGCGGGTTTTCAGCACTCGGGTCTGACCATTAATCCGCGCACGAAAGGCATGAATCCCCAGTTTCTCGTGAATTTCAAAAGCAAAATCCAGGGCACTGCTCCCTTCCGGCAGCATGCGTGATTCGCCGTTGGGGGTATACACCTGAATTGTCGCTGACGCCAGACGCAGATGGTCAATATCAAAGATGGATTCGCCATCCAGCAGACTACGCATCAAACCGGCGAAGTTTTCACGGCGGAATTCAAACCCTGGGGCAAGCACTCCGGATTCATTGAAACGATCGAGCTTGCGGGTAGTAATCTGAATGCGTAGACGATATTCTCCCGCCTGAACAGTCGTTTTAATCGCCTGATAGCCATGCTGCGACGGCGCATTGAGATGATCACGCAACTTGCCGGTGATCGGTTGATACAAGCGGTGCAAAAGGCCCAAGGCAAGATAGGCATCCATTGTTGAATCGACAAGCACATCAAGACTGTACAGAGCGGAAAGCCCTCGGCCGACCCTCATGGCACCTTCCAGAGAGAAAGAACGCCAATTGTCTTTTAGCGAAACAGAAAGGTGATGTCGGTTACATTCAGTGGTAATTTCATTACGGATTCGCCGTCGGCCAGAGTCGCTGCGTTCTGCCAACTCCTTAATCACCCGACGATATCGGGAAGCACGCCGCGGGTAAAGAATGCCCAGAGACAACGCTTCCAACTCATCCGCGACTTGCCCCATTCCCAGATGGCGGGCGAGCGGGATATAGACGGTACGCGTTTCTTCGGCAATCAACACCTGTTTTTCCGGCTTCAGAGCGCCAATAGTACGCAGATTGTCGAGACGGTCCCACAATTTAAGACACAGGACCCGAATATCCTCAATGGCAACGAGAATCTGATTGCGATAGGTCTCCGCTTTGAGGGTTTCCCGGCTTAAGGCCGCATCTTCCACCTTGGTCAATCCTTTGACCAGCAATGCCACCTCGGCGCCGAACGCTGTCTCGACCTCTTCCAGCGTTACGGGGGTGTCCTCTACCACATCATGAAGTAAAGCGGCAATAATGGACGAGAATTCCATCCAGTGACGCGCGGCCAAAAGTGCAACACGTAACGGGTGAAACAGATAGGGTTCTCCAGACTTGCGTTTTTGCTCGGCGTGCGAATTTTGAGCCAGTTTGAAGGCGCTATTCAGCTGTTTGATGCCATAATCCAGATCATCCTCAGTGAGGCTGCCACCATGGTGAGTGACCAACAACTCTGCGATGTCATTCATCAATTTCTGGATATCGCGTTGATACTTATTCGTCATAACTGCCTCAAAAGCAATACTTGCAAAACGCACAAAACGGGGAAAAGGTGAAATAACGCCCTACCGGTTGTCGAAAGATAAGGCGACGTCATTCGGGACTAAAAACCCTGTCCACACCGGGTCATTCAAGCACCCTTTAGCCGGGAGGCCAGCTCAGTTGGCGTCCCCCAAGGAGGTGATAATGCAGATGAGCAATAGCCTGACCACCATGTTCGTTGCAATTATTGACCAGACGGTAGCCGGATTCGGAAATTCCGCATTGCTCTGCCAATTTCACAGCGACCTGATGAATGCGTCCCATGACGACCAAGTCATCCTCAGCAATATCATTCATGCCGGGAATATGTTTGCGTGGGATCACCAGAATATGCACCGGCGCCTGGGGATCAATATCATTGAAAGCAATAACCAGATCGTCTTCGTAAACAATCTGTGCCGGAATTTCTCCAGCAACAATCTTACAAAAGAGACAACTGTCCTGCATCTTCGGCTCCTTCTCGGCTTCTGGCAGTGGGCCGGTTGCGTCGCTCGCTCAACGCAATGATATGCCACCGTCTTCTTGCAGCTATTTTATGCA
This is a stretch of genomic DNA from uncultured Desulfuromonas sp.. It encodes these proteins:
- a CDS encoding 30S ribosomal protein S1, translating into MMDDEFEEEFDEEFGDESFKDLFENSLQGNLAVGDVVEGTIVQVNPDSVVVDVGYKSEGVIPLSEFAVDGKPATLEVGDKVDVLFERAENESGLIGLSKEKADRQKVWNALEEGAVVEGRIVSRIKGGLSVDIGVNAFLPGSQVDLRPVRNLDKLIGDTFEFKIIKLNKRRGNIVLSRRVLLETERESQRSDTLKTLEESQIVEGVVKNLTDYGAFIDLGGIDGLLHITDMSWGRVSHPSDILAVGDSINVKVLKFDRDKERVSLGLKQITPDPWLSVSEKYPTGARVTGKVVSLTDYGAFIELEEGVEGLIHVSEMSWTKRIKHPNKLLSIGDEVETVVLAMDTENRRISLGLKQVEPNPWEVIGEKFPAGTIIEGQVKNITDFGIFVGVDEGIDGLVHISDLSWTKRIKHPSELYKKGDLVKAVVLNIDRENERFSLGVKQLTQDPWQIIPEQYAPGTIIRGKVTSVTEFGIFLEVEEGVEGLIHVSEISKDKVDSPKDFAKVGDELEAVVLHVDTNEHKIALSIKHLSDRKEKAEVDAFMGAQKKATSSLGDLLQGAFNNANDEN
- a CDS encoding 4-hydroxy-3-methylbut-2-enyl diphosphate reductase, with translation MEIVLAKSAGFCFGVKRAVNMAFQAAENSEHICSLGPLIHSPQLVQRLEGKGIRVQDSVEQIDDETVIIRSHGITRSEEQALEKKGVAIVDATCPFVKKAQQYAALLGDEGYSVVIVGEQEHPEVQGIISYASGRETWVVANPQEARSIPPHKKLGLVAQTTQSFDNFSEIVQELLDNNKELRIFNTICDATSVRQDEARQIAGRVDTMFVIGGHNSANTTRLARICADLQPNTHHIETAKDIDSSWLSGAETVGVTAGASTPEWIIRDVVERLQTLTK
- the cmk gene encoding (d)CMP kinase, which gives rise to MESKLIIAIDGPSGAGKSTLSRLLSQRLDYININTGAMYRAVALAASRESIDSEDCQGLQALCERLDIRFQCDNGQETVWLNGEDVSEAIRTPQMSLLTSKISACAEVRQAMVKLQRAMGKDGGVVLEGRDIGSVVFPQAEVKFYLEASAEARGQRRYDELKAKGLDVDLQQTIEEVRQRDAADSAREHAPLLRPDDAVAIDSTCLSIEQVLEKMLAVIDERLGL
- the aroA gene encoding 3-phosphoshikimate 1-carboxyvinyltransferase; protein product: MIQSQTVSSCGGLRGEITVPGDKSISHRSVMFGSLAQGVTRVSGFLQGEDNLSTLKAFQAMGVTIEQPGDGELVIHGRGVNGLCEPEDVLDCGNSGTTIRLMSGLLAGQSFFSVLTGDKYLRKRPMGRVVTPLAEMGAIITGRQQGQCAPLAIQGCQLKATTYHSPVASAQVKSAVLLAGLYADGVTTVYEPHLSRDHSERMLRHFGVEVTSFDGGVSIAGGQALTARDLLVPGDISSAAFFIVAALIVPGSELLIKNVGINPTRSGVIDILKKMNGSIELVNEREMAGEPVADLLVKSSHLKGIEIGGEDVPRAIDEFPVISIAAACAEGTTVIRDAKELRVKETDRIAAMADVLKTFGVAVTTAEDGMTVEGAETLLGGKVNSCGDHRIAMSSAVAALRATQDVVIEDTQCTATSFPNFWELLRRLSS
- a CDS encoding prephenate dehydrogenase/arogenate dehydrogenase family protein codes for the protein MNGFYLHKIAIIGVGLIGGSFALALKRAGVVATVSGWDADPENLRQAHDLQVIDQLPATLQEAVHGAELVMLAVPVGAMEAAARQVIPSMDQGAILTDSGSVKQCVLEALEPLAVAQGVRYVAGHPISGTERSGAAAAFAELYQGKRCILTPSEQTDAAALDVVTRAWQAAGSAVVTMDVYKHDRILAAISHLPHMIAYSLVNSVSAYDRYEENILDYSAGGFRDFTRIASSDPIMWRDIALTNRDSLIEMIDQFENFLSELKNDIQQADGEKLYEFFLRSKITRDALLQPKVR
- the pheA gene encoding prephenate dehydratase — translated: MSDTLKPLREKIDALDDHILELLNERAKVVLEVGKAKEGSKSAYYVPSREQAIYERLRQSNPGPFPSDAIQRVFREIISASLALEQPLKVAFLGPQATFTHVAAMQQFGLSAQLVPQKSISAVFDEVARGRANYGVVPVENSNEGVVTHTLDMFMESDLKIYAEILQEISHDLLSLTSRMSDIERVYSHPQALGQCRKWLEENLPDVPLIDVASTAAAAQLAAGDKSAAAIASAAAGAQYDLQQVKANIADNPSNFTRFLVISDQIPAPGGHDKTSILFLIKDEPGILLKMLEPFSKRGINLSKIESRPLKKRAWEYIFFLDIEGHIETPSVHDAVEELGNYCQFIKVLGSYPRAV
- a CDS encoding secondary thiamine-phosphate synthase enzyme YjbQ, translated to MKSYRKELWFEHPQRMGFLNITRDVERCLSDSGIREGLCLVNAMHITASVFINDHESGLHEDFTRWLEGLAPYDVNGYAHHRTGEDNGDAHLKRTIMGREVVVAVTEGHLDFGPWEQIFYGEFDGRRRKRVLVKIIGE
- a CDS encoding glucosaminidase domain-containing protein, with the translated sequence MSKKIRFYSMSYITSLILLCSCDVHPGNTAQDRAHLQPNSYQQLVETFDLWGYSWETLDQGVPAFTLDRFPRDMGNIQDVKLKKKLFFLSLLPMVIMQNDVILQQRTTLKKLLSNPSAMTDRQHQWLKQLCRQYRCEGDPIADPNIAKTLLRRVDMVPTALVLAQAANESAYGSSRFAQQANNIFGQWTFIPGAGLVPADRPEGATYEVKKFSNLAASIHAYMNNLNSHPAYRNLRETRFALRKSGAPLEGKKLAEGLVNYSTRRDAYVNEIQTMIRHNRLSQLSALRLRSDIRIARSSVLPQRQLSSRRSSTAFDEMSSMR
- a CDS encoding polysaccharide deacetylase family protein, producing the protein MIKKILVCVLLAVLLLPWAGWATDNATVFVYHRFGDARYPSTNIALDVFEAQLAYLKQHNYQVVTLGQIAAAHRMGTSLPQHCVALTVDDAYESFLTGAMPLLRRYHYPATLFVSTDSVAGESYLDWDQLKGLQQEGIEIGNHSASHPYFVSEQVNRTHEDWQLWAQQEINQAQQQFRMHLGFSPELFAYPYGEYSPELKAVVEQMGFKAAAAQQSGVISASAELFALPRFPMGGPFATLKGFREKLSMDAMPVTVLDPPTPLITSMDPPRLRFQLDPQRIVVSSLRCYVQGQNSVVPQLIDREKGLFEVVAEQPLAGRRNKYTLTAQSRKGGKWLWFSQLWIHP
- a CDS encoding HD domain-containing protein; protein product: MTNKYQRDIQKLMNDIAELLVTHHGGSLTEDDLDYGIKQLNSAFKLAQNSHAEQKRKSGEPYLFHPLRVALLAARHWMEFSSIIAALLHDVVEDTPVTLEEVETAFGAEVALLVKGLTKVEDAALSRETLKAETYRNQILVAIEDIRVLCLKLWDRLDNLRTIGALKPEKQVLIAEETRTVYIPLARHLGMGQVADELEALSLGILYPRRASRYRRVIKELAERSDSGRRRIRNEITTECNRHHLSVSLKDNWRSFSLEGAMRVGRGLSALYSLDVLVDSTMDAYLALGLLHRLYQPITGKLRDHLNAPSQHGYQAIKTTVQAGEYRLRIQITTRKLDRFNESGVLAPGFEFRRENFAGLMRSLLDGESIFDIDHLRLASATIQVYTPNGESRMLPEGSSALDFAFEIHEKLGIHAFRARINGQTRVLKTRLMDGDQIQIETVDVPGVLPKWLDWAVTPRARNSIRRYLRSIVRDNKNND
- a CDS encoding histidine triad nucleotide-binding protein — its product is MQDSCLFCKIVAGEIPAQIVYEDDLVIAFNDIDPQAPVHILVIPRKHIPGMNDIAEDDLVVMGRIHQVAVKLAEQCGISESGYRLVNNCNEHGGQAIAHLHYHLLGGRQLSWPPG